From a single Candidatus Binatia bacterium genomic region:
- a CDS encoding rhomboid family intramembrane serine protease, translating into MSPATTAVASGLTRRQADEVVVLLAAMGIEAVAEADDARVYAVYTGELDAERARALIAEEYPAGFGANVDREQAAARAQRHAPPAGALWLHRDVWAVALVAAVCVGWFWLLHGAGREVTRARLLDFGAVTWDQVWLGEWWRLASAVFVHFDGPHLVTNLLTLAILGPPLAHLVGPWRFLLIFALTGIAGNAFSHVFAPSASLKGGASGGIAGVLGALAGTSLDPAWGGRFKRWQVLGALAAVYALLVGAGPGSDNAAHLGGLLAGVALGRLLAPRLAHPQRDASASSEASSPTIDPRAPSREQGARTEHDARPE; encoded by the coding sequence ATGTCCCCCGCAACGACCGCGGTCGCGAGCGGACTCACGCGACGCCAGGCCGACGAGGTCGTCGTGCTCCTCGCCGCGATGGGCATCGAAGCGGTGGCGGAGGCCGACGACGCGCGCGTGTACGCCGTCTACACCGGCGAGCTCGACGCCGAGCGCGCGCGGGCGCTGATCGCCGAGGAGTATCCGGCCGGCTTCGGGGCGAACGTCGATCGAGAGCAGGCGGCGGCGCGCGCGCAGCGCCACGCGCCGCCCGCGGGCGCGCTGTGGCTGCACCGCGACGTGTGGGCGGTCGCGCTCGTCGCCGCGGTGTGCGTCGGCTGGTTCTGGCTGCTGCACGGCGCAGGACGCGAGGTCACGCGCGCGCGACTCCTCGACTTCGGCGCCGTCACCTGGGACCAGGTGTGGCTCGGCGAGTGGTGGCGGCTCGCGAGCGCCGTCTTCGTCCACTTCGACGGCCCGCACCTCGTCACCAATCTTCTGACGCTCGCGATCCTGGGGCCGCCGCTCGCGCACCTCGTCGGACCGTGGCGCTTCCTGCTGATCTTCGCCTTGACGGGAATTGCGGGCAACGCGTTCAGCCACGTGTTCGCGCCGAGCGCGAGCCTGAAGGGTGGCGCGTCGGGCGGCATCGCGGGCGTGCTCGGCGCGCTCGCGGGGACGTCGCTCGATCCGGCGTGGGGCGGGCGCTTCAAGCGCTGGCAGGTGCTGGGCGCGCTCGCCGCGGTGTACGCGCTGCTGGTCGGCGCGGGGCCGGGAAGCGACAACGCGGCGCACCTCGGCGGGCTGCTCGCGGGCGTCGCGCTCGGACGCCTGCTCGCGCCGCGCTTGGCGCATCCGCAGCGTGATGCGAGCGCCTCGTCCGAGGCGTCCTCGCCGACGATCGATCCGAGGGCTCCCTCACGGGAGCAGGGCGCACGAACGGAGCACGACGCGCGACCCGAGTGA
- a CDS encoding PQQ-binding-like beta-propeller repeat protein, which yields MQSSPREWRMYGGGYERTFFNPHETLINKGTVSKLVPLWRFTTGAVVTASPVVAEIELPGEGSVQALYVPSWDGILYALRTHDGSPIWTYRFKPHPGASYPQASSGAIADVDGRRLLYVGSGMTMYCLDATTGELVWQFDAGTGCEDCDFLTERNEILSSPAVFEGQVFFGMDLNDFGRGKGGFYSVDARRGTLRWYFDLETGATCRPFADDEVRRYDGYHTAEELGLPKDFFATRPGCDHDRTGTACGNVWSSATIDVKRRLVYSASSNCDTDDDPSTPDPPPPMPPFDEAIFALTLDGAPVWVWRPREVDNDDLAIGGVPNLFEIEIGGRVREVVGVGVKDGTYYVLDRDGVNEITGRVEPYWQTKVVPGGDIGGIIASAAVGEGKVLFSTAVGTDIANPQLPAAWGLRASDGAVLWSNPDALPSFGPTTAIPGVVFMGSIGGSVFAYDSDTGAELARLGVGGPASSAPVLVGGRLYVGSGTGARGGSPAEIAFQTSLIPSPVTAFCIAGTDGCPETGSCDDGNTCTVDARDASGACENVPRPNGSECTIGAFEGACVDGVCILDEAICDDLNQCTTDEFGAGGCRFVERPDGTPCVVRDDAGVCQSGRCVKL from the coding sequence GTGCAGAGCTCGCCCCGCGAGTGGCGCATGTACGGCGGCGGCTACGAGCGGACGTTCTTCAATCCGCACGAGACGCTGATCAACAAGGGGACGGTCTCGAAGCTCGTGCCGCTGTGGCGCTTCACGACCGGCGCGGTGGTGACGGCGTCGCCGGTCGTGGCCGAGATCGAGCTGCCGGGCGAGGGCTCGGTGCAGGCGCTCTACGTCCCGTCCTGGGACGGCATCCTCTATGCGCTGCGCACCCACGACGGCTCGCCGATCTGGACGTACCGCTTCAAGCCGCATCCGGGCGCGTCGTACCCGCAGGCGTCGTCCGGCGCGATCGCCGACGTCGACGGGCGGCGGCTGCTCTACGTCGGCAGCGGCATGACCATGTACTGCCTCGACGCGACCACCGGCGAGCTGGTCTGGCAGTTCGACGCGGGCACGGGCTGCGAGGACTGCGACTTCCTCACCGAGCGCAACGAGATCCTGTCCTCGCCCGCGGTGTTCGAGGGGCAGGTCTTTTTTGGCATGGACCTGAACGACTTCGGGCGCGGCAAGGGCGGCTTCTACAGCGTCGACGCGCGTCGCGGCACGCTGCGCTGGTACTTCGACCTCGAGACCGGCGCGACCTGCCGTCCGTTCGCCGACGACGAGGTGCGACGCTACGACGGCTACCACACCGCAGAAGAGCTCGGGCTGCCGAAGGACTTCTTCGCGACCCGCCCGGGCTGCGACCACGACCGCACCGGCACGGCGTGCGGCAACGTCTGGTCGTCGGCGACGATCGACGTCAAGCGCAGACTCGTCTACTCCGCGTCGAGCAACTGCGACACCGACGACGACCCGAGCACGCCCGACCCGCCGCCGCCCATGCCGCCCTTCGACGAGGCGATCTTCGCGCTCACCCTCGACGGCGCGCCGGTCTGGGTCTGGCGTCCGCGCGAGGTCGACAACGACGACCTCGCGATCGGCGGCGTGCCGAACCTCTTCGAGATCGAGATCGGCGGACGCGTGCGCGAGGTGGTGGGCGTCGGCGTCAAGGACGGCACGTACTACGTCCTCGACCGCGACGGCGTGAACGAGATCACCGGACGCGTCGAGCCCTACTGGCAGACGAAGGTCGTGCCGGGCGGCGACATCGGCGGCATCATCGCGAGCGCCGCGGTCGGCGAGGGCAAGGTGCTGTTCAGCACCGCGGTCGGCACCGACATCGCGAACCCGCAGCTCCCGGCCGCGTGGGGCCTGCGCGCGTCGGACGGCGCCGTGCTGTGGAGCAACCCCGACGCGCTGCCGAGCTTCGGCCCGACCACCGCGATTCCCGGCGTCGTCTTCATGGGCTCGATCGGCGGCTCGGTCTTCGCGTACGACTCGGACACCGGCGCGGAGCTCGCGCGCCTCGGCGTCGGCGGCCCTGCGTCGTCGGCGCCGGTCCTGGTCGGCGGCCGGCTCTACGTCGGCTCGGGCACCGGCGCGCGCGGCGGCTCGCCGGCGGAGATCGCGTTCCAGACCTCGCTCATCCCGAGCCCGGTGACCGCGTTCTGCATCGCCGGCACCGACGGCTGCCCCGAGACCGGCTCGTGCGACGACGGCAACACCTGCACGGTCGACGCGCGCGACGCGTCCGGCGCGTGCGAGAACGTCCCGCGCCCGAACGGCAGCGAGTGCACGATCGGCGCGTTCGAAGGCGCGTGCGTGGACGGCGTCTGCATCCTCGACGAGGCGATCTGCGACGACCTGAACCAGTGCACGACGGACGAGTTCGGCGCCGGCGGCTGTCGCTTCGTCGAGCGGCCGGACGGCACGCCGTGCGTGGTGCGCGACGACGCGGGAGTGTGCCAGTCGGGCCGCTGCGTGAAGCTGTGA
- a CDS encoding zinc-binding alcohol dehydrogenase family protein translates to MPIETEAWVLHRARPDERGPGRLSLETITLPDLGDDGILVEPLYGCWEGNMTHAVLRDPIDVCAMRGEDRIVLGNAGTMRVLEVGRAVRNVRPGDVAVLNASGTQDEHGFMIQAYAYDAPGTVGVLARRLVLRRENLLHILRDSAWSPRDWAAFSLRFPTAWANWRLAYGAYRLQMTERMCPEPFVVGWGGGVTLAELLLARQQGCRVAMIASRPERLTRIRQLGIEPIDRREFPDLEFDEARYAADGDYRKAYKRSEEAFLDALRTAGGGRDVAIFLDHVGAPVFRATVKALGRQGVLATAGWRRGMKTTLLRAIECINHHVYVHTHGARLDEGLEAIEHAEATGWMPPLERETCAWADIGDFAEDCIHDRVASYFPMFAVNAEEARDAVTGRDERHDPRQAAATLSL, encoded by the coding sequence ATGCCGATCGAAACCGAAGCCTGGGTGCTGCACCGTGCGCGACCGGACGAGCGCGGTCCGGGGCGGCTCTCGCTCGAGACCATCACGCTGCCCGATCTCGGCGACGACGGGATCCTCGTGGAGCCGCTCTACGGCTGCTGGGAAGGCAACATGACGCACGCCGTGCTGCGCGACCCGATCGACGTCTGCGCGATGCGCGGCGAGGACAGGATCGTGCTCGGCAACGCCGGCACGATGCGCGTCCTCGAGGTCGGACGCGCGGTGCGCAACGTGCGCCCCGGCGACGTCGCGGTCCTGAACGCGAGCGGCACGCAGGACGAGCACGGCTTCATGATCCAGGCGTACGCGTACGACGCGCCCGGCACGGTCGGCGTGCTCGCGCGTCGCCTGGTTCTGCGGCGCGAGAACCTGCTCCACATCCTGCGCGACTCGGCCTGGTCGCCGCGCGACTGGGCGGCGTTCTCGCTGCGCTTCCCGACCGCGTGGGCGAACTGGCGGCTCGCCTACGGCGCCTATCGTCTGCAGATGACGGAGCGGATGTGTCCCGAGCCCTTCGTCGTCGGCTGGGGCGGCGGCGTGACGCTCGCGGAGCTCCTGCTCGCACGCCAGCAAGGTTGTCGCGTCGCGATGATCGCGTCACGCCCCGAGCGTCTGACGCGCATCCGCCAGCTCGGCATCGAGCCGATCGACCGGCGCGAGTTCCCCGACCTCGAGTTCGACGAGGCGCGCTACGCCGCGGACGGCGACTACCGCAAGGCCTACAAGCGCTCGGAGGAAGCGTTCCTCGACGCGTTGCGCACGGCGGGCGGCGGCCGCGACGTCGCGATCTTCCTCGACCACGTCGGCGCGCCGGTGTTCCGCGCCACCGTCAAGGCGCTCGGCCGTCAGGGCGTGCTCGCGACCGCCGGCTGGCGGCGCGGCATGAAGACGACGCTGCTGCGCGCGATCGAGTGCATCAACCACCACGTCTACGTGCACACGCACGGCGCGCGGCTCGACGAGGGTCTCGAGGCGATCGAGCACGCCGAGGCGACGGGCTGGATGCCGCCGCTCGAGCGCGAGACCTGCGCGTGGGCGGACATCGGCGACTTCGCCGAGGACTGCATCCACGACCGGGTCGCGTCGTACTTCCCGATGTTCGCGGTGAACGCGGAGGAGGCGCGCGACGCGGTGACGGGCCGCGACGAACGGCACGACCCGCGCCAGGCCGCTGCGACGCTGTCGCTCTGA
- a CDS encoding TIGR03560 family F420-dependent LLM class oxidoreductase, translated as MKFGIHTGPQLCTLDELRTLWRFADERGFHWVSVWDHFYPAQFTDLDGPCLEAVAAHTALACETRNVRVGCLVYCVPYRHPAVLAKALATIDHVSGGRMECGLGAGWHQQEFDAFGIPFLPIKDRLDQLEEGVQIVRSMFENERTTFAGKYYRVTDAYSAPKPVQARPRIWIGGGGEKRLLRLVARYADGWNIPFVAPEVFAQKREVLDRWCEREKRDPRSILRTVNLGPAIVERESELARVEEKLAAQFGSLFPYIRPSMLIGTPQQVIDRIGEYQRAGAEWVILALRAPFELEQLELFVERVMPAFA; from the coding sequence ATGAAGTTCGGCATCCACACCGGTCCGCAACTGTGCACGCTCGACGAGCTGCGCACGCTCTGGCGCTTCGCCGACGAGCGCGGCTTCCACTGGGTCTCGGTCTGGGACCACTTCTACCCGGCGCAGTTCACCGACCTCGACGGCCCCTGCTTGGAAGCGGTCGCGGCGCACACGGCGCTCGCCTGCGAGACGCGCAACGTCCGTGTCGGCTGCCTGGTCTACTGCGTGCCCTACCGCCACCCGGCGGTGCTCGCGAAGGCGCTCGCGACCATCGACCACGTGAGCGGCGGACGCATGGAGTGCGGCCTCGGCGCCGGCTGGCACCAGCAGGAGTTCGACGCCTTCGGCATCCCGTTCCTGCCGATCAAGGACCGCCTCGACCAGCTCGAGGAAGGCGTGCAGATCGTGCGCAGCATGTTCGAGAACGAGCGCACGACGTTCGCGGGCAAGTACTACCGCGTCACCGACGCGTACTCGGCGCCGAAGCCCGTGCAGGCGCGGCCGCGCATCTGGATCGGCGGCGGCGGCGAGAAGCGGCTGCTGCGTCTGGTCGCGCGCTACGCCGACGGCTGGAACATCCCGTTCGTCGCGCCCGAGGTCTTCGCGCAGAAGCGCGAGGTGCTCGACCGCTGGTGCGAGCGCGAGAAGCGCGACCCGCGCTCGATCCTGCGCACCGTCAACCTCGGTCCGGCGATCGTCGAGCGCGAGAGCGAGCTCGCGCGCGTCGAGGAGAAGCTCGCGGCCCAGTTCGGGAGCCTCTTCCCGTACATCCGTCCGAGCATGCTGATCGGCACGCCGCAGCAGGTGATCGACCGCATCGGCGAGTACCAGCGCGCGGGCGCCGAGTGGGTGATCCTCGCGCTGCGGGCGCCGTTCGAGCTCGAGCAGCTCGAGCTGTTCGTCGAGCGCGTGATGCCGGCGTTCGCGTGA
- a CDS encoding fused MFS/spermidine synthase, protein MTPRPLLLLGSFFFLSGLASLVLEVVWTRELRLLFGSTTLAASTILVAYMLGLGLGGLAGGRVAHRIRNGIRAYAWIEIVIGLFALAVPLVLDGVGTLARGWLGGLGFWPLVLGRFALALAVLLVPTVLMGATLPILVSAVTRDDPRIGERTAVLYGVNTLGAVAGVFATAFVLFPLLGLWRSNALGALLDVAVGVLALATLARRVPVGEATATPAAASDVAAPAAAERTAAAPAADASRAASVTQPAALLLAAYATVGFTALVYEVCWTRALALVLGSSIYAFSAMLGAFLAGIALGSLAARRIVDRTRKPAALLAGGLAVLGVVSLAVMLVLPLLPAAFLELMRTTGPIGTRLVVLQVLLCVVVQLPATLVLGALFPLITRLVAETAPTTGAAVGRVYFANTLGSAAGAFAAGFVLVPTIGLRGTLALASAINLATAGVVLLSRRSEEAAPAQGAARTSLARPLGVAALAGALALLLVPLPFDATALTRGAFRGPELVLDFGLPDVPLEGVPQNEILYYRDGTSSTVSVHREQGGIELRVNGKADASNRGDMSTQVLLGELPLLFGPPAKRVVVIGYASGVTAGSVARHPVERLDVVEIEPAILEAERFFANESGRPLDDPRVHVFLDDGRAHLAAHPGTYDVVVSEPSNPWMTGVSNLFTREFFAIARASLREGGRLLQWVQLYAMPPEDLASILAAVRSEFPYVYGFAHGDEEPDLLLLATSQPLRREDLPRWDALPPAVRDDLRRIGNFSTSDLWSLLRLTPQDVDGEQARARRQRDRDQRDAARVRAHGGAVADRPRGDHARPALERRRLL, encoded by the coding sequence CCTGCTGCTCCTCGGCTCGTTCTTCTTTCTCTCCGGACTCGCAAGCCTCGTGCTCGAGGTGGTGTGGACGCGCGAGCTGCGACTGCTCTTCGGATCGACGACGCTCGCCGCGAGCACGATCCTCGTCGCCTACATGCTCGGACTCGGGCTCGGCGGGCTCGCGGGCGGACGGGTCGCGCACCGGATCCGCAACGGCATCCGCGCCTACGCCTGGATCGAGATCGTGATCGGTCTGTTCGCGCTCGCGGTGCCGCTTGTGCTTGACGGCGTCGGAACGCTCGCACGCGGCTGGCTCGGCGGACTCGGCTTCTGGCCGCTCGTCCTCGGACGCTTCGCGCTCGCGCTCGCCGTGCTGCTCGTGCCGACGGTGCTGATGGGCGCGACGCTGCCGATCCTGGTGAGCGCGGTCACGCGCGACGACCCGCGCATCGGCGAGCGCACCGCCGTGCTCTACGGCGTCAACACGCTCGGCGCGGTCGCGGGCGTGTTCGCGACGGCCTTCGTGCTCTTTCCGCTGCTCGGGCTCTGGCGCTCGAACGCGCTCGGCGCGCTGCTCGACGTCGCGGTCGGCGTGCTGGCGCTCGCGACGCTCGCGCGCCGCGTGCCCGTCGGCGAGGCGACCGCGACGCCGGCCGCCGCGTCCGACGTCGCCGCGCCAGCCGCGGCAGAGCGAACCGCCGCGGCACCAGCCGCGGACGCGTCACGCGCCGCGAGCGTCACGCAACCCGCAGCGCTGCTCCTCGCCGCGTACGCCACCGTCGGCTTCACGGCGCTGGTCTACGAGGTCTGCTGGACGCGCGCGCTGGCGCTCGTCCTCGGCTCGTCGATCTACGCCTTCTCGGCCATGCTCGGCGCGTTCCTCGCCGGCATCGCGCTCGGCAGCCTCGCCGCGCGCCGCATCGTCGACCGGACGCGCAAGCCAGCGGCGCTGCTCGCCGGCGGGCTCGCGGTGCTCGGCGTGGTGTCGCTCGCGGTGATGCTCGTGCTGCCGTTGCTGCCGGCTGCGTTCCTCGAGCTGATGCGCACGACCGGCCCGATCGGCACGCGGCTCGTCGTGCTGCAGGTGCTGCTCTGCGTGGTCGTGCAGCTCCCGGCGACGCTCGTGCTCGGCGCGCTCTTCCCGCTGATCACGCGGCTCGTCGCCGAGACCGCACCGACGACGGGCGCGGCCGTCGGCCGCGTGTACTTCGCGAACACGCTCGGCTCCGCGGCGGGCGCCTTCGCCGCGGGATTCGTGCTCGTGCCGACGATCGGGCTGCGCGGCACGCTCGCGCTCGCCTCCGCGATCAACCTCGCGACGGCGGGCGTCGTGCTGCTGTCGCGGCGCAGTGAAGAAGCCGCGCCCGCGCAAGGCGCGGCGCGCACGTCGCTCGCGCGTCCGCTCGGCGTCGCGGCGCTCGCCGGCGCGCTCGCGCTGCTCCTCGTGCCGCTGCCGTTCGACGCCACCGCGCTCACGCGCGGCGCGTTCCGCGGGCCCGAGCTGGTGCTCGACTTCGGGCTACCGGACGTGCCGCTCGAGGGCGTGCCGCAGAACGAGATCCTCTACTACCGCGACGGCACGAGCAGCACGGTGTCCGTGCACCGCGAGCAGGGCGGCATCGAGCTGCGCGTCAACGGCAAGGCCGACGCCTCGAACCGCGGCGACATGTCGACGCAGGTGCTGCTCGGCGAGCTGCCGCTGCTCTTCGGACCGCCGGCGAAGCGCGTCGTCGTGATCGGCTACGCATCCGGCGTCACCGCCGGGTCGGTTGCGCGCCATCCGGTGGAGCGGCTCGACGTCGTCGAGATCGAGCCCGCGATCCTCGAAGCCGAGCGCTTCTTCGCGAACGAGAGCGGACGCCCGCTCGACGACCCGCGCGTGCACGTCTTCCTCGACGACGGACGCGCGCACCTCGCGGCCCACCCGGGCACGTACGACGTCGTCGTCTCCGAGCCCTCGAACCCCTGGATGACCGGCGTCTCGAACCTCTTCACGCGCGAGTTCTTCGCCATCGCGCGCGCGTCGCTGCGCGAGGGCGGACGCCTGCTGCAGTGGGTGCAGCTCTACGCCATGCCGCCCGAGGATCTGGCGTCGATCCTCGCCGCGGTGCGCAGCGAGTTCCCCTACGTCTACGGCTTCGCGCACGGCGACGAGGAGCCCGACCTGCTGCTGCTCGCGACCTCGCAGCCGCTGCGGCGCGAGGACCTGCCGCGCTGGGACGCGCTGCCGCCCGCAGTGCGCGACGATCTGCGTCGGATCGGCAACTTCTCGACCAGCGACCTGTGGAGCCTTTTGCGCTTGACGCCGCAGGACGTGGATGGCGAGCAAGCCCGAGCGCGTCGCCAACGCGATCGTGATCAGCGCGACGCCGCGCGCGTCCGTGCACACGGTGGCGCTGTCGCTGATCGGCCGCGAGGCGATCATGCGCGACCCGCGCTGGAACGGCGGCGACTACTATGA
- a CDS encoding YfhO family protein yields the protein MSVKSGPGEQRKRTDVLLALLLCLAVAWWFAPLLAGRAIVAEPDMLAALLPLKSFLARAIAEGRWPLWNPDAALGKPFLADLLAGALYPGNLLLAVPPFWRGLNLLFVAHYAFTALGAWLLLRVWSLPRSAALLGAVVWTFGGTMVSLGNVLNQLLSAAWLPWILWAWLRPRALGVKIALSSLAMGMALLAGGPEMVLVSAAALVLTSRHPASLVVPPLAFALAAVELLPFGHYLTETWRGTFGFDPATAMRYSVPPIDLAQLALAWWPPSPERFMPQIYVGPAVLALAVAGLLASRTGRLYWAPVALGALLVVMGSHTPVYPFLHAHVPLSNLLRYPEKLFLGVHALLAVGAAFGLAALLAVARRHGRARLATLASVVVVAGVFFDLARANRDVLYAPQPAAILDPPAVARAILADTSTRQASNASDESGAAVVGAPRIYANPTGRYIPRSLAAAVAIDRNLPWGAVAELYGLANVNSPSSLNLVKHEHLHEMLAAVPRDQALRVLAALGTEYVTSFVWLDGTPGLRPLDVEGESLGVRAYAFEDARPRAFVAQRIEIAPDAERALERFVALAGEGAADVAVLTAQGARSLGLPTASAMGAGMGDGAARAAVRLVADRQSELVLDVDLADDGLLVVNDTFLGGWRASVDGVEASIVEVNGLVRGVWLRAGAHRVVLRYLPPGLLAGAAVTLLALAALGALAWHGRRSVALARAGAPARGDVAAPHEATPHEASPAVEPGRPELPAPSR from the coding sequence ATGAGCGTGAAATCAGGGCCGGGAGAGCAACGCAAGCGCACGGACGTCCTGCTCGCGCTGCTGCTGTGTCTCGCGGTCGCCTGGTGGTTCGCGCCGCTGCTCGCGGGGCGCGCGATCGTCGCCGAGCCGGACATGCTCGCGGCGCTGCTGCCGCTGAAGTCGTTCCTCGCGCGCGCGATCGCCGAGGGCCGGTGGCCGCTGTGGAACCCCGACGCGGCGCTCGGCAAGCCGTTCCTCGCCGATCTGCTCGCGGGCGCGCTCTACCCGGGCAACCTGCTGCTCGCCGTGCCGCCGTTCTGGCGCGGGCTGAACTTGCTCTTCGTCGCACACTACGCGTTCACCGCGCTCGGCGCCTGGCTGCTGCTGCGCGTGTGGAGCTTGCCGCGGAGCGCGGCGCTGCTGGGGGCCGTGGTGTGGACCTTCGGCGGCACCATGGTGTCGCTCGGCAACGTGCTGAACCAGCTTCTGTCCGCCGCGTGGCTGCCGTGGATCCTGTGGGCGTGGCTCCGGCCGCGCGCGCTCGGCGTCAAGATCGCGCTCTCGTCGCTCGCGATGGGCATGGCGCTGCTCGCCGGTGGGCCGGAGATGGTGCTGGTGTCGGCGGCGGCGCTGGTGCTCACGAGCCGACATCCTGCGAGCCTCGTCGTGCCGCCGCTCGCGTTCGCCCTCGCGGCCGTCGAGCTGCTGCCGTTCGGTCACTACTTGACGGAGACCTGGCGCGGCACGTTCGGCTTCGACCCCGCGACCGCGATGCGCTACTCGGTGCCGCCGATCGACCTCGCGCAGCTCGCGCTCGCCTGGTGGCCGCCGTCGCCCGAGCGCTTCATGCCGCAGATCTACGTCGGGCCCGCGGTGCTCGCGCTCGCCGTCGCGGGCCTGCTCGCGTCGCGCACGGGACGTCTCTACTGGGCGCCCGTCGCGCTCGGCGCGCTGCTCGTCGTGATGGGCTCGCACACACCGGTCTATCCGTTCCTCCACGCGCACGTGCCGCTGTCGAATCTGCTGCGCTATCCCGAGAAGCTCTTCCTCGGCGTGCACGCGCTGCTCGCCGTGGGAGCCGCGTTCGGGCTCGCGGCGCTGCTCGCGGTCGCGCGGCGCCATGGTCGCGCGCGGCTCGCGACGCTGGCGAGCGTCGTGGTCGTCGCGGGCGTGTTCTTCGACCTCGCGCGCGCGAATCGCGACGTCCTCTACGCGCCGCAGCCGGCCGCGATCCTCGACCCGCCTGCCGTGGCGCGCGCGATCCTCGCGGACACCTCCACGCGTCAAGCAAGCAATGCTTCAGATGAGAGCGGAGCGGCGGTCGTCGGCGCGCCGCGCATCTACGCCAACCCGACCGGACGCTACATTCCGCGCTCGCTCGCCGCGGCGGTGGCGATCGATCGCAACCTGCCGTGGGGCGCGGTCGCCGAGCTCTACGGCCTCGCCAACGTCAACTCGCCGAGCTCGCTGAACCTCGTCAAGCACGAGCACCTGCACGAGATGCTCGCCGCCGTGCCGCGCGATCAGGCGCTGCGCGTGCTGGCCGCGCTCGGCACCGAGTACGTGACGAGCTTCGTCTGGCTCGATGGCACGCCCGGCCTGCGTCCGCTCGACGTCGAGGGCGAGTCGCTCGGCGTGCGCGCGTACGCCTTCGAGGATGCGCGGCCGCGCGCGTTCGTCGCGCAGCGCATCGAGATCGCGCCCGACGCGGAGCGCGCGCTCGAGCGCTTCGTCGCGCTCGCCGGCGAGGGCGCGGCGGACGTCGCGGTGCTGACGGCGCAAGGCGCGCGCTCGCTCGGCCTGCCCACGGCGTCCGCGATGGGAGCGGGCATGGGTGACGGCGCGGCGCGGGCCGCCGTGCGCCTGGTCGCGGATCGGCAGAGCGAGCTCGTCCTCGACGTCGATCTCGCCGACGACGGGTTGCTGGTCGTGAACGACACCTTCCTCGGCGGCTGGCGCGCGTCGGTCGACGGCGTCGAGGCGTCGATCGTCGAGGTGAACGGCCTCGTGCGCGGCGTCTGGCTGCGCGCGGGCGCGCACCGCGTCGTCCTGCGCTACCTGCCGCCGGGACTCCTCGCGGGTGCCGCCGTGACGCTGCTCGCGCTCGCGGCGCTCGGCGCGCTTGCGTGGCACGGGCGTCGCAGCGTCGCGCTCGCGCGGGCGGGCGCGCCAGCGCGCGGAGACGTCGCTGCGCCACACGAAGCGACCCCGCACGAAGCTTCTCCGGCCGTCGAGCCGGGCCGCCCGGAGCTTCCGGCGCCGAGCCGCTGA